The Pseudomonas fluorescens genome segment CCTACTTCGACAATATCGCCGGTTTGACGGTCAGAGCCAAAGTGACCATGGCCGGTGTGACCATCGGCAAGGTCACGGCGATCGATCTGGACCGCGACAGCTTCACCGGCCGCGTTACCCTGTTGGTGGACAAGAAGGTCGACAACCTGCCGACCGACTCCACAGCGTCTATCCTGACCGCTGGCCTGTTGGGCGAGAAGTACATCGGTATCAGCGTGGGCGGGGAAGACACCCGGCTCAAGGATGGTGGAACCATTCACGACACCCAGTCGTCACTGGTACTGGAAGACCTGATCGGTAAATTCCTGCTCAATACCGTTAGCAAAGACGCCAAATGAGGAGCTTTTGAATGATCTCTACCTTGCGACGTGGCCTGTTGGTGTTGCTCGCGACACTGCCATTGCTGGCGAACGCTGCGCCCGGGCAGTCGGCGCACGATCTGGTTCAGGACACTACCAACCGGATGCTCGCCGATCTGTCGGCCAATAAAGAGAAGTACAAGCAGGATCCGCAGGATTTCTACACCGCGCTGAACAACATCGTGGGTCCGGTGGTGGATGCCGAAGGCATTTCCAAAAGCATCATGACGGTCAAGTATTCGCGCAAGGCCACGCCGGCGCAGATGCAGACCTTCCAGGAAAACTTCAAGCGTGGCCTGTTCCAGTTCTATGGCAACGCCTTGCTGGAATACAACAACCAGGGCATCACCGTCGATGCGCCGAAGGATGAGTCGGGCGATCGCACCAGCGTCGGCATGACCGTCAAGGGCAACAACGGCGCGATCTATCCGGTTCAGTACACGCTGGAGAAGATCAACGGCGAGTGGAAGCTGCGTAACGTGATCATCAACGGCATCAACATCGGCAAGCTGTTCCGTGACCAGTTCGCCGACGCGATGCAGCGCAACGGCAACGACCTGGACAAGACCATCAACGGCTGGGCCGGCGAAGTGGCCAAGGCCAAGCAGACCGCCGAGAAACAAGAGAAGCCAGCCCAATGACCGAGTCGGCCGTTCGTCTGGACGAAGCCAGTGTGCTGCAGCTCACTGGCGTGCTGGATTACCGCACCGGGCCCGGTCTTCGGGAGCAGGGGCGGGCGCTGATCAAGTCG includes the following:
- the mlaD gene encoding outer membrane lipid asymmetry maintenance protein MlaD → MQNRTLEIGVGLFLLAGILALLLLALRVSGLSPTSTTDTYKLYAYFDNIAGLTVRAKVTMAGVTIGKVTAIDLDRDSFTGRVTLLVDKKVDNLPTDSTASILTAGLLGEKYIGISVGGEDTRLKDGGTIHDTQSSLVLEDLIGKFLLNTVSKDAK
- a CDS encoding MlaC/ttg2D family ABC transporter substrate-binding protein, whose product is MISTLRRGLLVLLATLPLLANAAPGQSAHDLVQDTTNRMLADLSANKEKYKQDPQDFYTALNNIVGPVVDAEGISKSIMTVKYSRKATPAQMQTFQENFKRGLFQFYGNALLEYNNQGITVDAPKDESGDRTSVGMTVKGNNGAIYPVQYTLEKINGEWKLRNVIINGINIGKLFRDQFADAMQRNGNDLDKTINGWAGEVAKAKQTAEKQEKPAQ